A single Anatilimnocola floriformis DNA region contains:
- a CDS encoding BON domain-containing protein, translating into MKNREVSSKPPIAGDLETMAHQALQSSPYRDIRRVHCEVREGVLTLQGQVSSFYHKQIAQEHLQSKFAGCALDNRLVVSDD; encoded by the coding sequence GTGAAGAATCGCGAAGTGAGTTCAAAGCCGCCTATCGCGGGCGACCTGGAAACAATGGCACATCAGGCGCTTCAAAGCTCACCATATCGCGACATCCGCCGCGTGCATTGCGAGGTCCGTGAAGGCGTCCTAACCCTTCAAGGACAAGTGAGCAGCTTCTACCACAAGCAAATCGCGCAAGAACACTTGCAGAGCAAGTTCGCCGGATGCGCGCTCGACAATCGATTAGTGGTTTCCGACGATTGA
- a CDS encoding response regulator transcription factor — MTTSTTASEPSTWRVLIVDDHQLFRNGLRELLSAEPDLEVCGEAADVATGLASFQSLRPNLVTIDISLSKENGLHLVEQIRVIEPKTAILVLSMYDAAVYANRALAAGAAGYVCKQSTNQEILEALRMAKRSREYPANRKSSVVESQNEESQLSARELEIFTLIGQGDNTQKIAQKLELSPSTIETYRERIKAKLNLANGSELTHRAILWFMQHS; from the coding sequence GTGACAACTTCGACAACTGCATCCGAGCCCTCAACCTGGCGAGTTCTGATCGTCGACGATCATCAGCTATTTCGAAACGGCTTGCGCGAACTTCTCTCCGCTGAGCCAGATCTCGAAGTGTGCGGTGAAGCAGCTGATGTTGCCACTGGCCTAGCAAGTTTCCAGTCGTTGCGTCCCAACTTGGTGACGATCGACATTTCTCTCTCGAAGGAAAACGGCTTGCATTTGGTGGAGCAGATCAGAGTAATCGAGCCGAAAACCGCTATTCTCGTGCTGTCGATGTACGACGCCGCAGTTTACGCCAACCGGGCGCTGGCCGCCGGTGCGGCGGGCTATGTGTGCAAGCAGTCTACCAACCAAGAGATTCTCGAAGCACTGCGGATGGCGAAACGCTCACGGGAATACCCTGCAAATCGCAAATCCAGCGTCGTCGAATCACAGAACGAGGAATCACAACTATCCGCACGTGAACTTGAGATTTTCACCTTGATTGGGCAAGGCGACAACACTCAAAAGATAGCCCAAAAACTCGAACTCTCTCCCTCGACAATCGAAACGTATCGAGAGCGGATCAAGGCAAAACTGAATCTCGCAAATGGGTCCGAACTCACCCATCGTGCGATTCTCTGGTTTATGCAACATTCTTAA
- a CDS encoding efflux RND transporter permease subunit has product MIDRRTKQYAAWLILAITGLLTPLIAWKVQVALNSNSNDVRDWLPAQYPETAEYKEFFRRFGSEDFVAASWPGCTLDDPLLDRFAERLRTPARQRLIRHVSTGTELARALQEAPLSLSHDAAIGRLKGSIVGSDERATCAVITLTDEGHHYLAAPLAEIREAAKEAGLPAGSLKLGGPPVVNAAINQESSQSLVRLAMLAMGIGLVIAWWCFRDMQLTLMVLAVGLFSATASLAVVTLCGVPLNAILITMAPLVYVSGMSGGIHLLNYYLDAVKEGTLDPVQHAVKHAMLPLALAAGTTAIGLMSLEFADLLPIREFGRFSAIGIVISVIVQFTLLPAYLTLWPPRLKHGSSREGDKSNSLDRSVDSAIRQFATWVIFRRNWFTALFVLLMVVGSYGLARVQTSIEIIRLFSPRTPVLADYAFLEQQLGGLVPMEVILRFDNSSPHSIGSRLALMSAIQSDLHTLPSVSGSLSAATFAPPVSGRIRSLTGITLHRRLAKSGYLMVEDKAEYWRISVRVRAEDIDYDLFHEQLAQKIAPEIAAAGMAQEVTTSYTGTVPIIYKARRSLLQGMILGFGTDVLLLVVAAVFATRHWSNGVLLLLGSMFPMVIVFGWMGLAGIVVDVGSVMTPCVALGVTVDDVIHFILWFRRGISSGHRVDDAVLLAYDGCARAMYQSWGVIGLGLSAFALSSFVPTFRFGALMIALLTVGLAGNLIFLPALLSGPLGQWIARAVRRQHPTVDVPEHKSLN; this is encoded by the coding sequence ATGATCGACCGCCGCACCAAACAGTACGCAGCCTGGCTGATTCTCGCAATCACTGGTTTGCTCACGCCGCTTATCGCCTGGAAAGTTCAAGTCGCCCTCAACAGCAACAGCAATGACGTTCGCGATTGGCTTCCGGCTCAATACCCTGAGACTGCCGAATACAAGGAATTCTTTCGGCGGTTTGGCAGCGAGGATTTCGTGGCTGCCAGTTGGCCCGGCTGCACGCTCGACGATCCGCTCTTAGATCGATTTGCCGAGCGTTTGCGGACACCCGCCCGCCAGCGACTGATTCGCCATGTTTCTACTGGCACTGAGTTAGCGCGAGCGCTGCAAGAAGCACCGCTCAGTTTGAGCCATGACGCTGCCATCGGTCGCCTAAAAGGATCGATCGTCGGTTCCGATGAGCGAGCAACTTGCGCAGTTATCACGCTCACGGATGAAGGTCATCATTACCTGGCAGCTCCGCTCGCTGAAATTCGCGAGGCGGCAAAAGAAGCAGGGCTTCCCGCAGGCTCACTGAAGCTTGGAGGTCCACCGGTCGTCAATGCGGCGATCAATCAGGAGAGCTCGCAGTCACTTGTTCGTCTCGCCATGCTCGCGATGGGCATCGGCCTCGTCATCGCTTGGTGGTGTTTCAGAGACATGCAATTGACGTTAATGGTGCTCGCCGTGGGCCTCTTCAGCGCAACCGCCAGTCTGGCGGTGGTGACCCTCTGCGGAGTGCCGCTCAATGCGATCTTGATTACGATGGCGCCGCTGGTCTACGTGTCTGGCATGTCGGGCGGTATTCACCTGCTGAATTATTATCTCGATGCGGTGAAGGAGGGTACGCTCGACCCAGTGCAACATGCCGTCAAGCACGCCATGCTCCCCCTGGCGCTCGCAGCAGGAACAACGGCGATCGGTTTGATGTCGCTCGAATTCGCCGATTTGCTACCGATTCGCGAGTTCGGCCGGTTTTCAGCCATCGGAATTGTCATCAGCGTGATCGTGCAATTCACGTTGCTGCCTGCCTATCTGACTCTGTGGCCGCCGCGGCTCAAACACGGCAGCAGTCGCGAAGGGGACAAATCGAACTCATTGGACCGCTCGGTCGACTCTGCGATTCGCCAATTCGCAACGTGGGTCATCTTCCGTCGGAACTGGTTCACGGCTTTGTTCGTGCTGCTCATGGTTGTTGGCAGTTATGGCCTGGCACGCGTACAAACTTCCATCGAGATCATCCGTCTTTTTTCTCCTCGCACGCCAGTGCTTGCCGACTACGCTTTTCTCGAACAGCAGTTGGGCGGCCTGGTGCCCATGGAAGTCATCCTGCGGTTCGACAACAGCAGTCCTCACAGTATCGGTTCGCGTCTCGCATTGATGAGTGCGATTCAAAGTGATCTGCACACATTACCCTCGGTAAGTGGCAGCCTGTCAGCCGCCACTTTCGCTCCTCCGGTGAGCGGGCGGATTCGCTCGCTGACTGGCATCACCTTGCATCGTCGTTTGGCAAAAAGCGGTTATTTGATGGTCGAGGATAAGGCGGAATATTGGCGCATCAGCGTGCGCGTGCGAGCGGAAGACATCGACTACGATTTGTTTCACGAGCAGCTGGCTCAAAAGATTGCACCCGAAATCGCCGCGGCGGGCATGGCGCAGGAAGTGACTACCTCCTACACGGGAACCGTGCCGATTATTTACAAAGCCCGCCGCTCGCTGCTGCAAGGGATGATTCTGGGTTTTGGCACCGATGTGCTTTTGTTGGTCGTCGCTGCGGTCTTTGCCACGCGACATTGGTCCAACGGAGTGCTGCTGTTATTGGGGAGCATGTTTCCAATGGTCATTGTCTTCGGCTGGATGGGGCTGGCGGGAATCGTCGTTGATGTTGGCTCTGTCATGACGCCGTGTGTAGCCTTGGGGGTGACAGTCGACGATGTGATCCATTTCATACTTTGGTTCCGACGGGGCATTTCCAGCGGTCACCGCGTCGATGATGCCGTTCTGCTCGCTTATGACGGCTGTGCGCGTGCCATGTATCAAAGTTGGGGCGTGATCGGCTTAGGCCTGTCGGCCTTCGCCCTGAGCAGTTTTGTTCCCACTTTTCGCTTCGGCGCATTGATGATCGCGTTGCTCACAGTCGGACTCGCGGGCAACTTGATTTTTTTGCCGGCGCTGTTGAGTGGGCCACTTGGTCAATGGATCGCCCGAGCAGTTCGTCGGCAGCACCCAACTGTCGATGTCCCCGAACACAAGAGCTTGAATTGA